Within the Iodidimonas sp. SYSU 1G8 genome, the region AGCGCGCTGTCCTGACGATCGCACTCTGTCTGACGATGCCTGTCGCGGCGCTGGCCGTCGACGATGTCGAGCTCCGCAACGCGCCGTCCGGCGACGTGGAGCCGGCGGACGAAACCGGTGGCGCGCCGCTGAATACCAGCGACGGGATGACCGGTGACGATTACCAGGAACCGGATTTGGGCTCGGGCGTGGGCAACAAGCTCAGTGACGCCCAGTGCGTGGCCTATGCGCGCTATCTGCAACAGACCCAGACAACCGTCGAGGTTCAGCAGAATCTCAAGGCGCGGGGCTGCATTTAACGGACGTCAAAGGACGTCCCGAACCCACTGGGCGATCGCCGGCGCCGGCATGACGCCCGAGGTGCGGGCAATTTCCCTCCCCTTTCGGATTAGGATCATCGTCGGAATACTGCGGATGCCGTAGCGCGCGGCAATGCTCTGTTCGGCTTCGGTATCCAGTTTGCCCAGCCTGATCATGGGCTCCAGAGTCCGCGCCGCCGCCTCGAACTGCGGCGCCATCTGCCGGCACGGGCCGCACCATGCCGCCCAGAAATCCACGAGCAACGGCAGATCGCTTCTGGCCGAATGCTTGTCGAAATTCACCGACGTCAGCACGACGGGATGCGCTTGAAACAGCGGCTGCCCGCAGGTGCCGCATTTCGGGCCCTGCAGCAGGCGCACGCTCGGGACACGGTTGAGCGCCGCGCAGGAGGGACAGGCCACGATGGTCGCCTGATTGTCACCGGAGGGTTCGGCCATGGACACCTCTGCCAGCAGGACGCCCATGCGCCCGGATGAGGAACGCGCGCCGGATCGTCCCGGCAGCCGCTAGATCAACCCCGCCAGCGGCGAAGACGGATCGGCGTACAT harbors:
- the trxC gene encoding thioredoxin TrxC; its protein translation is MAEPSGDNQATIVACPSCAALNRVPSVRLLQGPKCGTCGQPLFQAHPVVLTSVNFDKHSARSDLPLLVDFWAAWCGPCRQMAPQFEAAARTLEPMIRLGKLDTEAEQSIAARYGIRSIPTMILIRKGREIARTSGVMPAPAIAQWVRDVL